In a single window of the Desulfovibrio mangrovi genome:
- the recQ gene encoding DNA helicase RecQ: MPTTSTQASLIAPLPSSSNTLKAATAIDVLRTVYGYHEFQGEQQRVIEHVLNGGDALVLMPTGGGKSLCYQIPSILRPGTGIVVSPLIALMQDQVSTLNQMGVRAACLNSSLSPARQREVEAALHNGSLDMLYVAPERLMTPQFLNRLDNIPIALFAIDEAHCVSQWGHDFRPEYTQLSILHERFPQVPRIALTATADGPTRRDIVDHLQLKEASAFSTGFDRPNISYTIVLKDRGMDQLLSFIRHRHAGESGIVYRVSRKKVEETAEELQAAGITALPYHAGMTAIQRNYNQERFMREEGVVMVATVAFGMGVDKPNVRFVAHLEPPRSLEAYHQETGRAGRDGLPAEAFMTYGLADVVILRKMIGSQETNSRAHLEHQKLNALLGFLETVECRRKALLGYFGETLPAPCGNCDTCLTPPQTWDGTVAAQKALSSVYRTGQRFGVAHLTDILLGKLSKRISAHGHNELKTFGCGKKLAKESWKSVFRQLVALGLLDVDMEGHGNLLLNEASWQVLRGDRNVQLRREALSTASSHGRVTPETDAALHATLSHPLTSSLLQALRNERLKLAETQDVPPYAVFPDKTLMEMAAYRPCTLEDLSNLYGVGQAKLSMYGQLFLDLMASHETTHGKPESVPDMPQRAAEKERRRTARQNRGITETIKASMDLLKTLGSPEAVAKERGLAIGTVYGHFAQALRLKEMELEEITESMNAEDMLSIREALGACIGSGSGLKGAFEALRGRFDYGLLRCIATEMRSAGVDGDDW; the protein is encoded by the coding sequence ATGCCGACCACATCAACACAAGCATCATTGATTGCCCCGCTCCCCTCATCCTCCAACACATTGAAAGCAGCCACAGCGATTGATGTTCTCCGTACGGTATACGGCTATCACGAATTTCAGGGAGAACAGCAGCGCGTCATAGAACATGTGCTGAACGGCGGCGATGCGCTGGTGCTCATGCCCACGGGCGGCGGCAAATCACTCTGTTATCAGATTCCTTCCATCCTGCGCCCGGGAACGGGCATTGTGGTCTCGCCGCTGATTGCCCTGATGCAGGATCAGGTCAGCACCCTGAACCAGATGGGCGTCAGGGCGGCCTGTCTGAATTCAAGCCTCTCTCCGGCCCGCCAGCGGGAAGTGGAAGCCGCCCTGCACAACGGCTCACTGGACATGCTTTATGTGGCTCCGGAACGGCTCATGACTCCGCAATTTCTGAACCGGCTGGACAACATCCCCATCGCCTTGTTCGCCATCGATGAAGCGCACTGCGTTTCACAATGGGGCCACGATTTCCGGCCAGAATACACCCAGCTCAGCATCCTGCATGAACGATTCCCGCAGGTGCCGCGCATTGCACTCACTGCCACGGCGGATGGTCCCACCCGCCGCGACATCGTTGACCATCTGCAGCTGAAAGAAGCCTCCGCCTTCTCCACGGGATTTGACCGGCCCAATATCAGCTACACGATCGTGCTCAAAGACCGCGGCATGGATCAATTGCTTTCCTTCATCCGGCACAGACATGCCGGTGAATCAGGGATTGTCTACCGCGTATCGCGCAAGAAGGTGGAGGAGACCGCAGAAGAACTGCAGGCGGCAGGCATCACCGCATTGCCCTACCACGCAGGCATGACGGCCATTCAGCGCAACTACAATCAGGAACGCTTCATGCGCGAAGAAGGGGTTGTCATGGTTGCCACCGTGGCTTTCGGCATGGGCGTGGATAAACCCAACGTGCGTTTCGTGGCCCATCTGGAGCCTCCCCGCAGTCTTGAAGCCTACCATCAGGAGACTGGACGCGCCGGCCGTGACGGCCTGCCTGCCGAAGCCTTCATGACCTACGGTCTGGCGGATGTCGTTATCCTACGCAAGATGATCGGCTCGCAGGAAACCAACTCCCGCGCACATCTTGAGCACCAGAAGCTGAACGCACTGCTCGGCTTTCTGGAAACGGTGGAATGCCGCCGCAAGGCACTGCTCGGCTACTTCGGCGAAACGCTACCCGCCCCATGCGGCAATTGCGACACCTGCCTGACGCCCCCGCAAACGTGGGACGGCACGGTGGCCGCCCAGAAGGCACTGTCTTCTGTCTACCGCACAGGACAACGCTTCGGGGTTGCCCATTTGACGGACATCCTGCTGGGCAAGCTCTCCAAACGAATTTCCGCCCATGGTCATAACGAACTGAAGACCTTTGGATGTGGCAAAAAGCTGGCCAAGGAATCGTGGAAGTCCGTTTTCCGGCAACTTGTGGCGCTCGGCCTGCTGGATGTGGATATGGAAGGACACGGCAACCTGCTGCTCAACGAAGCCAGCTGGCAGGTGTTGCGTGGTGACAGGAACGTGCAACTGAGACGGGAAGCGCTCTCGACCGCCAGCTCGCACGGCAGGGTTACCCCGGAAACGGATGCAGCCCTTCACGCCACTCTGTCGCATCCGCTCACGTCCTCGCTGTTGCAGGCATTACGCAACGAACGGCTGAAGCTGGCCGAAACACAGGACGTTCCGCCGTATGCCGTCTTTCCGGACAAGACGCTCATGGAAATGGCAGCCTACCGCCCCTGCACACTTGAGGACCTGAGCAACCTCTACGGAGTGGGGCAGGCCAAGCTGTCCATGTACGGCCAACTGTTTCTGGACCTGATGGCCTCACATGAAACAACACACGGCAAACCGGAGAGCGTTCCGGACATGCCGCAACGTGCTGCCGAAAAGGAACGCCGCAGAACGGCACGCCAGAACCGAGGCATAACGGAAACGATCAAGGCGTCCATGGATCTGCTCAAAACGCTGGGCTCGCCGGAAGCCGTCGCCAAGGAACGAGGACTTGCCATCGGCACAGTCTACGGCCACTTCGCACAGGCATTGCGCCTTAAAGAGATGGAACTGGAAGAAATCACGGAATCCATGAACGCGGAAGACATGCTCAGCATCCGCGAGGCGCTCGGAGCATGCATTGGTTCCGGCTCAGGTCTGAAAGGGGCCTTTGAAGCCCTGCGCGGCCGTTTTGACTACGGCCTGCTGCGCTGCATTGCAACGGAAATGCGCTCTGCGGGCGTGGACGGAGATGACTGGTAA
- a CDS encoding CvpA family protein produces the protein MNSLDIVFIVIVGFFLIRGLFRGLVTELGAIFGVVGGFLLANRYYPEAEPYVSKIISDSSWVGIASYAGVFLGVILITSLLAAVIHTIIDSSPAAWLDHLAGLLLGGLKGVLISCVLLACITYFLPKAEFVTNSKAVPYLQQATTFLQQYIPEKTF, from the coding sequence ATGAATTCACTCGACATAGTATTTATTGTCATTGTCGGTTTCTTCCTCATCAGAGGCCTGTTCAGAGGACTGGTCACAGAGCTGGGAGCCATTTTCGGCGTTGTGGGCGGCTTTCTGCTGGCCAACCGCTACTACCCCGAGGCGGAACCTTATGTAAGCAAGATCATTTCCGACAGTTCATGGGTGGGCATAGCCTCCTATGCAGGGGTTTTTCTGGGCGTAATTCTGATTACCTCCCTGCTGGCTGCAGTAATCCACACCATCATAGATTCCTCTCCCGCCGCATGGCTCGACCATCTGGCCGGCCTGCTGCTGGGCGGCCTGAAGGGCGTGCTCATCAGCTGCGTGCTGCTCGCATGCATCACCTATTTCCTGCCCAAGGCAGAATTCGTCACCAATTCCAAAGCAGTTCCCTACCTGCAGCAAGCAACAACCTTCCTGCAGCAGTACATACCTGAAAAAACGTTTTAA
- a CDS encoding HDOD domain-containing protein has product MGTLALSALKPGMRLSADVLDRNGRKLLSYGDTLSEQALRVLKIWGVTEAQVEGEGSEEASALVSEEIPSELYEAARRDTEHRFRHNDSSLLVIQELQKLVTLHLARKMALAQGRGDDPLALVQHDSPAKPAGKCPPPLDVQTLLRDDVKLGSLPSVFHKLVEVVNDSRSSATDVAEVIANDTDLVARLLRVVNSPFYGMTAKVDTISRAVTVVGSNQLVSLAMGISIVASFKGIPEHLVSMRDFWEHSIACGMAARILASYRRMPNTERFFVAGMLHDIGRLIMFKIAPDHSTHLFHTAYSEHRIVQQCEKEVMGFTHDRLGGLLLKAWRCPVSLEKNVRYHHLPGMAPTVPEAAIMCVADVVANAFRFGSSGERLVPVLSRETWDCLELPVSVLGQTVLQLDYQVSEIVRLMNVDG; this is encoded by the coding sequence ATGGGAACTCTTGCATTATCCGCTTTGAAGCCGGGCATGCGTCTGTCTGCCGATGTGCTGGACAGAAATGGCCGTAAATTGCTTTCGTATGGTGACACGCTTTCCGAACAGGCTTTGCGCGTACTCAAGATCTGGGGCGTGACCGAGGCGCAGGTGGAAGGCGAAGGCTCCGAGGAAGCCTCTGCTCTTGTGTCTGAGGAAATCCCTTCGGAACTGTACGAAGCCGCCCGGCGCGATACGGAACATCGTTTTCGTCATAACGACTCTTCCCTTCTTGTCATTCAGGAATTGCAAAAGCTTGTAACGCTGCATCTGGCCCGCAAGATGGCCCTTGCCCAAGGGCGGGGCGATGACCCGTTGGCGCTTGTGCAGCATGACTCTCCTGCCAAGCCTGCGGGCAAGTGTCCTCCTCCTCTGGATGTCCAGACGCTGCTGCGTGACGACGTCAAGCTCGGCTCGTTGCCTTCCGTCTTTCATAAGCTGGTTGAGGTGGTGAACGACTCCCGCAGCTCCGCGACGGATGTGGCGGAAGTAATTGCCAACGATACCGATCTGGTTGCCCGCCTGTTGCGTGTGGTGAACAGTCCCTTCTATGGTATGACTGCGAAGGTGGACACCATTTCACGCGCTGTTACGGTCGTGGGCAGCAACCAGCTTGTTTCGCTGGCCATGGGTATTTCCATTGTCGCATCGTTCAAGGGAATTCCCGAGCATCTGGTCAGCATGCGCGATTTCTGGGAGCATTCCATTGCCTGCGGCATGGCCGCTCGTATTCTTGCCAGTTATCGTCGAATGCCCAATACGGAGCGTTTCTTCGTCGCGGGAATGTTGCATGACATAGGGCGACTCATCATGTTCAAGATAGCGCCCGATCATTCGACGCATCTTTTCCATACTGCCTACTCCGAACACAGAATCGTGCAGCAGTGCGAGAAAGAGGTGATGGGGTTTACGCATGACCGCCTTGGCGGACTGCTCCTCAAGGCATGGAGATGCCCTGTTTCGCTCGAGAAGAATGTGCGGTACCATCATCTGCCCGGCATGGCCCCCACCGTGCCGGAAGCAGCCATCATGTGCGTGGCGGATGTTGTGGCAAATGCTTTCAGATTCGGTTCCAGCGGGGAGCGTCTTGTTCCCGTACTGAGCCGTGAAACGTGGGATTGCCTGGAACTGCCTGTGAGCGTGCTCGGGCAGACAGTATTGCAACTGGACTATCAGGTCTCTGAAATCGTACGGTTGATGAATGTCGATGGATAA
- a CDS encoding EAL domain-containing protein, which translates to MPDSANAAVRSDILSSDVALFRVFEAASAGVAVYTCAGRLVYTNEAMLSLTGQRAEALGSFYSGAECYSGARAEEVALFNAVAGGDRALGSVRLRLSRPDGSCLFVRSDMYTIQDIQTNRRLVVRQMHELADVCTPAAVVGGTRRDKAYMALQLLTQVILREFTLIGLMEGIHGVLSDLMAAESCSIALTDGPGSSISFPYFCDIKRKAPGTRPFGNGLTEFVYVWGKPFMLKQEDILGMESKGVVCPAQPRPAVWLGVPLRTHAGESVGVLSVRSYSDGDAFTSDDLQLLELISGYVGGAIETFRQQEALRDSEARFRAVFEHSGLGVCTVTAEQRIIESNGRVADMFDTDGGSLLHADLLQFIVDASARKEVLRRYAALMEGAADSFSEIVECRLPGAARFWCRMTFTAVRDGHGEFSFSVVLLEDVTEHKLSDDRLMHMAFHDALTSLPNRTLFMDRLNSAIRRSRRHEGYHFAVLFMDMDRFKVVNDSMGHEAGDELLKQFALRVNGCLRESDTFARFGGDEFAVLMDDLQDVLQATHVIQRILESLKAPFKVGGVEVFSGASVGAVLRANEYERSEDILRDADAAMYRAKENGSGRYEIFDRTLHSRMQDMLQLENAIRRGLEFSEFQPVFQPYVTLQTGRVRGAEVLARWKQPAGDIVSPEHFISAAEESGLIYGLDCQMLEYGCAAMTEWRAQNPDAGSFVLNLNVSAITMQRWNMLDVFMKIIADSGCRPSDICLEITENTLLKGEEAVTDRLWKLRDNGVRIALDDFGTGYSSFNYLRNFPVNMIKVDKSFTASVLDDRATHGIVQAIVSLGRGLGIEVVAEGVETFDQAQMLASLGCEAAQGYLFSRPVGRDRLYRAMEYGKLPMEAG; encoded by the coding sequence ATGCCAGATAGCGCCAATGCTGCCGTCCGCAGCGATATATTGTCTTCCGACGTTGCCTTGTTCAGGGTTTTTGAAGCCGCTTCTGCCGGGGTGGCTGTCTATACTTGCGCGGGGCGCCTTGTTTATACGAATGAGGCCATGCTTTCTCTGACCGGACAACGGGCGGAAGCTCTGGGCTCGTTCTACTCCGGTGCGGAGTGTTACAGCGGGGCGCGGGCGGAAGAGGTTGCTCTGTTCAACGCGGTGGCCGGGGGGGACAGGGCGTTGGGTTCTGTTCGTCTGCGTCTTTCCAGGCCGGATGGCTCCTGCCTCTTTGTCCGTTCGGACATGTATACCATTCAGGATATTCAGACCAACAGGCGGCTTGTTGTTCGTCAGATGCACGAGTTGGCCGATGTTTGCACGCCTGCCGCCGTGGTGGGGGGAACGCGCCGTGATAAGGCCTATATGGCCTTGCAGTTGCTTACACAGGTGATTCTTCGTGAATTCACGCTGATCGGTTTGATGGAAGGCATACACGGCGTATTGAGTGATCTCATGGCCGCGGAAAGTTGCTCCATTGCCCTGACAGACGGCCCCGGTTCAAGCATTTCATTTCCCTATTTCTGCGATATCAAGCGCAAGGCTCCGGGTACCCGTCCCTTCGGTAACGGTCTGACCGAGTTTGTCTATGTCTGGGGCAAGCCCTTCATGCTCAAACAGGAAGACATTCTGGGTATGGAATCCAAAGGGGTGGTGTGTCCGGCACAGCCGAGACCTGCTGTCTGGCTTGGGGTTCCCTTGCGTACGCATGCCGGTGAAAGCGTCGGCGTTCTTTCCGTGCGCAGCTACTCGGACGGTGATGCCTTCACGTCCGACGACCTGCAGTTGCTTGAGCTTATTTCCGGCTACGTCGGCGGGGCCATCGAGACCTTCAGGCAGCAGGAGGCGCTGCGTGACAGTGAAGCGCGTTTCCGTGCCGTGTTCGAGCACTCCGGCCTTGGCGTATGCACCGTTACGGCCGAGCAGAGGATTATCGAGAGCAACGGGCGTGTCGCCGACATGTTTGATACGGACGGCGGCAGCCTGCTTCATGCGGATCTTTTGCAATTCATCGTGGATGCTTCAGCCCGCAAGGAAGTGCTTCGGCGCTATGCCGCTCTGATGGAAGGAGCGGCGGACAGCTTCAGTGAGATTGTGGAGTGTCGTTTGCCCGGTGCGGCCCGCTTCTGGTGCAGAATGACGTTCACCGCTGTCCGTGATGGCCATGGAGAGTTCTCTTTTTCCGTTGTGCTGCTCGAAGATGTGACCGAACACAAGCTTTCAGACGACAGACTCATGCACATGGCGTTTCACGACGCCTTGACCAGTCTCCCCAACCGAACCCTTTTCATGGATCGCCTCAACAGCGCCATCCGCAGATCCAGACGTCATGAAGGCTATCATTTTGCCGTATTATTCATGGATATGGACCGGTTCAAGGTTGTGAACGACAGCATGGGCCATGAGGCCGGAGACGAACTGCTCAAGCAGTTCGCCTTGCGTGTGAACGGGTGCCTGCGGGAATCGGATACCTTCGCCCGTTTCGGCGGGGACGAGTTTGCCGTGCTCATGGATGACTTGCAGGACGTGCTGCAGGCGACTCATGTGATTCAGCGTATTCTTGAGTCCCTGAAGGCGCCCTTCAAGGTCGGCGGGGTGGAAGTCTTCAGTGGAGCGAGTGTCGGTGCTGTGCTCCGTGCCAACGAATACGAGCGTTCCGAGGATATTCTGCGCGATGCCGATGCCGCCATGTATCGGGCCAAGGAGAACGGCTCAGGCCGGTACGAAATTTTTGATCGTACGCTGCATTCCCGCATGCAGGACATGCTGCAATTGGAAAACGCAATCCGGCGGGGGCTGGAGTTTTCGGAATTCCAACCGGTGTTCCAGCCGTATGTGACCTTGCAGACGGGACGGGTGCGTGGCGCAGAGGTGCTTGCGCGCTGGAAACAGCCTGCGGGAGATATTGTTTCTCCGGAGCACTTCATTTCGGCAGCGGAAGAGTCCGGCCTTATCTATGGTTTGGACTGCCAGATGCTCGAGTATGGTTGTGCCGCCATGACGGAATGGCGTGCACAGAATCCGGATGCCGGTTCCTTTGTCCTGAATCTCAACGTATCGGCCATTACCATGCAGCGTTGGAATATGCTGGATGTGTTCATGAAGATCATTGCTGATTCAGGATGCAGGCCTTCTGATATCTGCTTGGAAATCACGGAGAATACCCTGCTCAAGGGTGAGGAGGCGGTGACGGACCGCCTGTGGAAGTTGCGGGATAACGGGGTACGGATTGCCCTGGATGATTTCGGAACGGGGTATTCCTCGTTCAACTACCTGCGCAACTTCCCCGTGAACATGATCAAGGTGGACAAATCCTTTACGGCATCCGTGCTTGACGACAGGGCCACGCACGGCATTGTGCAGGCCATTGTCAGCCTTGGCAGGGGACTGGGCATTGAAGTGGTTGCCGAAGGAGTGGAGACGTTTGATCAGGCACAGATGCTGGCCTCGTTGGGTTGCGAGGCGGCTCAGGGCTATCTCTTCTCGCGTCCCGTGGGGCGTGACCGGTTGTACCGTGCCATGGAATACGGCAAGCTGCCCATGGAAGCCGGTTAG
- a CDS encoding MoaD/ThiS family protein, with protein sequence MKIEVKCFATLAHHAPAGGELEVEAGTSVDSIIDLLGIPNAEVKIRFVNGVHVNGDAVVAEGDRVGLFPAVGGG encoded by the coding sequence ATGAAGATAGAAGTGAAGTGCTTTGCCACCCTTGCTCACCATGCTCCCGCAGGCGGAGAGCTTGAGGTGGAAGCGGGAACCAGTGTGGACAGCATTATCGACTTGCTTGGCATTCCCAACGCCGAAGTGAAGATCCGGTTTGTGAACGGAGTGCATGTGAACGGTGACGCCGTGGTTGCCGAAGGCGACAGGGTCGGGCTTTTTCCTGCCGTCGGAGGTGGGTAG
- a CDS encoding histidine kinase codes for MDKAPYPTGTHSLEQRLRHLEEQARFTLDVLEMASTLGDFQTCINKLHEPTALLEETILRIGELVHFSASAFYLVDENSSDFTLSLCSPALFREMLDAEVQHLIDNGVFALAVRENRPVTVYSRDNMYRLVLHVLATTSRTRGMFVGVMSKGERNLSGILMSLLSIVLKHCANAIESFELYRLFRQGDRDQYLFVDSLPVPVVELSAVGEVVYANAAAVQLRLAQGDSFFARVAQTSQGLARSSIVQCGEGESVNGVRLELTGEADNILPVILHAAPWKTGTSELHVRCILVPA; via the coding sequence ATGGATAAAGCACCATACCCGACCGGGACACATAGTCTGGAGCAGCGGCTCAGGCATCTTGAGGAGCAGGCAAGGTTCACTCTGGACGTTCTGGAAATGGCTTCGACGTTGGGCGATTTCCAGACCTGCATCAACAAGCTGCATGAACCCACGGCCCTCTTGGAAGAAACCATCCTTCGCATCGGTGAACTGGTGCATTTTTCCGCGTCCGCATTCTACCTTGTTGACGAGAACAGTTCGGACTTCACGCTTTCATTGTGTTCCCCGGCCTTGTTCCGTGAAATGCTTGATGCGGAAGTGCAGCATCTCATAGACAACGGGGTGTTCGCCCTTGCCGTGCGTGAGAACAGGCCGGTTACCGTGTATTCGCGTGACAACATGTACCGTCTTGTTCTGCATGTGCTTGCAACGACATCACGCACCCGCGGTATGTTCGTCGGAGTCATGTCAAAGGGCGAGCGGAATCTGTCCGGCATTCTCATGTCCCTGCTGTCCATCGTGCTTAAACACTGCGCCAATGCCATTGAGAGCTTTGAGCTGTACCGGCTTTTCCGGCAGGGCGACAGGGACCAGTATCTTTTTGTCGATTCGCTTCCGGTGCCTGTTGTTGAGCTGAGCGCCGTGGGCGAGGTCGTGTACGCCAATGCCGCAGCCGTGCAGCTCAGGCTTGCGCAGGGTGACAGCTTTTTTGCCCGGGTGGCGCAGACAAGCCAGGGACTTGCACGATCCAGCATTGTGCAGTGCGGAGAAGGAGAATCTGTCAATGGTGTTCGGCTGGAGCTGACCGGTGAGGCGGATAATATCCTGCCGGTTATCCTGCACGCAGCGCCTTGGAAGACGGGGACTTCTGAACTGCATGTCCGTTGCATACTTGTTCCGGCGTGA
- a CDS encoding S1 family peptidase produces the protein MVGTDLKPTDVENKAVTGDQRVVFVTPEEAIDIAEEVASLKFRSVKVNKAGNAVIVQTYDPMYGAFIGRIEPVVLYIPKTQEYGVTFLMYGKGDGFWDGTLAPKLFLKAFYQELEDYLSFNEIETSIYTQAEYMQSKDIPVEKAGEDIPHDPQAFAFWLTKRENRDPMEGVFESSDGAFTLGIYATPKDRKYKFKAIILESRDRRWKVGEILIRFKKLQPGAICLSRLSDKRGDMEGIAWRVERGAIISMRKPEGDVALYRESEEDILGTATGVTERDNGPTITKGDTVYRVLGNGSAWVLGKKYLATAEHVVDGNDDYFVFDGDEVREVRVVAADKDLDLAVLKLMEGSFSVSALPIRKQSKLPNGTPVLALGFPHASILGKEIKITDGIVSAQTGYGGEAEKYQITAPIHPGNSGGPVLDDCGNVMGIVSTGMNKAVMENTAFVVKYQFLKAFMQSHNVEFTEAESSRPLSAVEAFEKYSKSVMLILAAEKK, from the coding sequence ATGGTCGGTACGGATCTCAAACCTACCGATGTTGAAAACAAGGCGGTTACCGGCGACCAGCGGGTTGTATTCGTGACCCCTGAGGAAGCCATAGACATTGCCGAAGAGGTGGCAAGTCTCAAGTTCCGGTCTGTAAAGGTGAACAAGGCGGGCAATGCCGTCATCGTTCAGACCTATGATCCCATGTACGGGGCATTTATCGGACGTATAGAACCTGTTGTATTGTATATTCCGAAGACGCAGGAGTATGGGGTTACCTTCCTCATGTACGGGAAAGGTGACGGCTTCTGGGACGGAACTCTTGCCCCCAAGCTCTTTCTCAAGGCTTTTTATCAGGAGCTTGAGGACTATCTCAGCTTCAATGAGATAGAGACTTCCATTTATACTCAGGCTGAATACATGCAGTCCAAGGATATTCCCGTGGAGAAGGCCGGAGAAGATATCCCGCACGACCCGCAAGCCTTTGCCTTCTGGCTCACCAAGCGCGAGAACCGTGATCCCATGGAAGGGGTGTTTGAATCTTCGGACGGCGCGTTCACCTTGGGCATCTATGCCACTCCCAAAGATCGTAAATACAAGTTCAAAGCCATCATCCTTGAATCGCGCGACCGTCGCTGGAAGGTCGGCGAAATTCTTATCCGGTTCAAGAAACTGCAGCCCGGTGCCATCTGTCTGAGCCGTCTTTCTGACAAGAGGGGCGATATGGAGGGCATAGCCTGGAGGGTTGAGCGTGGAGCCATCATCTCCATGCGCAAGCCCGAAGGCGATGTTGCGCTGTATCGGGAGTCGGAAGAGGATATTCTCGGCACCGCGACAGGGGTAACGGAACGGGATAATGGTCCCACCATTACCAAAGGGGACACTGTCTACAGGGTACTCGGAAACGGCAGTGCATGGGTTCTGGGGAAGAAGTACCTCGCTACTGCCGAGCATGTAGTTGACGGCAATGATGACTATTTCGTTTTCGACGGTGATGAGGTCAGAGAAGTCCGCGTTGTGGCGGCCGACAAGGATCTTGATCTGGCCGTTCTCAAACTGATGGAAGGTTCCTTCTCGGTGTCGGCATTGCCTATCCGCAAGCAGAGTAAGCTTCCCAATGGTACTCCGGTGCTGGCGTTAGGTTTTCCTCATGCAAGCATATTGGGAAAAGAGATTAAGATTACCGACGGCATTGTGAGTGCCCAGACGGGGTATGGGGGAGAGGCTGAGAAGTATCAGATTACCGCCCCTATTCATCCCGGGAACAGTGGCGGTCCCGTTCTTGACGATTGCGGGAACGTAATGGGGATTGTCAGCACTGGTATGAATAAGGCCGTCATGGAGAATACTGCCTTTGTCGTGAAGTATCAGTTTCTGAAGGCGTTCATGCAGTCTCACAATGTGGAGTTTACCGAAGCAGAATCCAGCAGGCCTTTGAGTGCCGTGGAAGCTTTCGAGAAGTATTCCAAATCCGTCATGTTGATTTTGGCTGCTGAAAAGAAATAA
- a CDS encoding S1 family peptidase, translating to MRGYSLPRMMGIIAALGMVLMLVACNGPVSMGSSPAIKQVGGQVVGPQEVYEMSFFEAVDMAQTVAKDKFREAEIDYEGRSIRVKNCMYPGGCMSGEIKPLLLRDYNTSKSGVIFLLDIKGENSSDPFEYKRHADLFYGGIKEYAKLRGVSVSTFRHYTQEEGTFIEVAPKEVPRDLAGFVYWLDKKEGPKPYEGVYEFSNGRYTLGLYYDGSDRVYKYKAMILETRTREWNAGEIKIKFNKLEPDSGCLSRYFRQDKTEIGATWKVFSDGLVAHNVVDSGSNVVLLPVDVSGYASEGSGRSGHGGSKKGGATARKGEKTYRSLATGTSWLISKKYLVTCNHVVDTGDTYFVRVGDDYKEVRVVARDHDLDLAALKLVEGTIDDPALPLRKSEVLENGSEVYALGYPEAGLLGVTTKITDGIISAQTGFKGRAQDYQISVPLQHGNSGGPVLDESGNVVGVASSILRPDIADNVSFMVKYQFLKMFLQSHNVEFTESDSNETMKAKEIFRKYGSSVYFLWVLERSN from the coding sequence ATGAGGGGTTACAGCCTGCCGCGAATGATGGGAATAATTGCTGCGCTCGGCATGGTGCTGATGCTTGTTGCCTGCAACGGTCCTGTATCCATGGGCTCGTCTCCTGCGATCAAGCAGGTGGGCGGGCAGGTGGTGGGACCGCAGGAAGTGTATGAGATGTCTTTCTTTGAAGCTGTGGACATGGCGCAAACCGTGGCCAAGGATAAGTTCCGTGAGGCGGAGATAGACTACGAAGGCAGAAGCATCCGCGTGAAGAACTGCATGTATCCGGGTGGATGCATGAGCGGCGAGATCAAGCCGCTGTTGCTGCGCGACTATAATACCAGCAAGTCCGGTGTGATATTCCTTTTGGACATCAAGGGGGAGAACTCCAGCGACCCGTTCGAGTATAAGCGGCATGCCGACCTGTTCTATGGCGGCATCAAGGAATACGCCAAGCTGCGCGGCGTGTCCGTATCAACCTTCAGGCACTATACGCAGGAAGAAGGCACCTTTATCGAGGTGGCTCCCAAGGAAGTGCCCCGCGATCTGGCAGGGTTTGTTTACTGGTTGGACAAGAAGGAAGGCCCCAAACCCTATGAAGGTGTGTACGAGTTTTCCAATGGCCGGTACACCCTTGGTCTGTACTATGACGGTTCCGACCGTGTGTACAAGTACAAGGCCATGATTCTGGAAACCCGCACCCGTGAATGGAATGCCGGTGAGATCAAGATCAAGTTCAACAAGCTTGAGCCTGACTCCGGCTGTCTGAGCCGCTATTTCCGGCAGGACAAGACCGAAATCGGGGCAACGTGGAAGGTCTTCAGCGACGGGTTGGTAGCCCACAACGTCGTTGATAGCGGTTCCAATGTGGTGCTTCTGCCTGTGGACGTGAGCGGTTATGCATCCGAAGGTTCCGGGCGTTCCGGTCATGGAGGCAGCAAGAAGGGCGGCGCGACGGCGAGAAAGGGTGAAAAGACGTACCGTTCGCTTGCCACGGGCACTTCATGGCTTATCAGCAAAAAGTATCTGGTCACCTGTAACCACGTGGTCGATACAGGCGACACCTACTTCGTCAGAGTTGGCGACGACTACAAGGAAGTTCGTGTTGTGGCTCGTGACCATGATCTTGACCTTGCGGCTCTCAAATTGGTTGAAGGTACTATTGATGACCCCGCCTTGCCGCTTCGCAAGAGCGAGGTATTGGAAAACGGCTCGGAAGTGTATGCCCTTGGGTATCCCGAGGCTGGCCTGCTTGGCGTGACGACCAAGATTACCGACGGTATCATCAGTGCCCAGACTGGGTTCAAGGGACGCGCGCAGGACTATCAGATTTCGGTTCCGCTGCAACACGGTAACAGTGGCGGGCCCGTGCTGGACGAATCTGGCAATGTGGTGGGGGTGGCTTCCTCCATCCTTCGGCCGGATATCGCCGACAACGTGAGCTTCATGGTGAAGTATCAGTTCCTTAAGATGTTCCTGCAGTCCCATAACGTGGAATTCACGGAAAGCGACTCCAATGAGACCATGAAGGCCAAGGAGATATTCCGCAAGTACGGTAGCTCGGTGTACTTCCTGTGGGTGCTGGAGCGTAGTAACTAG